Proteins found in one Planctomycetes bacterium MalM25 genomic segment:
- a CDS encoding Lipase (class 3) has translation MALPQPKETEELAVGERLQAITRLEGRTVSQLTFLEKSLLFAELSRASYFPRTIAGDLAEQIGLPETRFYDRDGAQAYVFGGEEDAIVCCRGTEPNEWNDVRADLDAVTDVAETVGRVHRGFKREVDDLWPRLEQALVSNERILWFAGHSLGGAMTAICAGRCYLSHIPSAPEAVFTYGSPRVGNKRYVNHVKLAYYRWVNNNDIVPRVPPRWLGYRHAGTELYLNRRGRISNVGGLSRMHDRWWGFVRGLSRWRVDQFSDHLMEEYLTHIERAVLQEQAGKRPPALEKALGRVGCPSVAPATPPAPHLATRQEREKVQAG, from the coding sequence GTGGCCCTGCCGCAGCCGAAAGAGACCGAAGAGCTTGCCGTTGGCGAGCGCCTCCAGGCGATCACCCGCCTCGAGGGGCGGACCGTCTCGCAGCTGACCTTCCTCGAGAAGTCGCTCCTCTTCGCCGAGCTGTCGCGGGCGAGCTACTTCCCGCGCACCATCGCGGGCGATTTGGCCGAGCAGATCGGCTTGCCCGAGACCCGCTTCTACGACCGGGACGGCGCCCAGGCGTACGTGTTCGGTGGCGAGGAGGACGCGATCGTCTGCTGCCGCGGCACCGAGCCGAACGAGTGGAACGACGTCCGCGCCGACCTCGACGCGGTGACCGACGTCGCCGAGACGGTCGGCCGGGTCCACCGCGGATTCAAGCGCGAGGTCGACGACCTCTGGCCCCGGCTCGAGCAGGCGCTCGTGAGCAACGAGCGCATCCTCTGGTTCGCCGGCCACTCGCTCGGCGGGGCGATGACGGCCATCTGCGCCGGGCGGTGCTACCTGTCGCACATCCCGTCGGCGCCCGAGGCGGTCTTCACGTACGGCTCGCCCCGCGTGGGCAACAAGCGGTACGTGAACCACGTGAAGCTGGCGTACTACCGGTGGGTGAACAACAACGACATCGTGCCCCGTGTCCCCCCCCGCTGGCTTGGCTACCGCCACGCCGGCACCGAACTCTACCTGAACCGGCGGGGCCGGATCAGTAACGTGGGCGGGCTGTCGCGGATGCACGACCGCTGGTGGGGCTTCGTCCGCGGACTGAGCCGCTGGCGGGTCGACCAATTCAGCGACCACCTGATGGAGGAGTATCTCACCCACATCGAACGGGCCGTGCTCCAAGAGCAAGCGGGCAAGCGGCCACCGGCGTTGGAGAAGGCGCTCGGGCGGGTCGGCTGCCCCTCGGTCGCCCCGGCAACGCCCCCGGCGCCGCATCTCGCGACTAGGCAAGAACGAGAGAAGGTCCAGGCCGGCTGA
- the parA gene encoding Chromosome partitioning protein ParA, translated as MSNVMRIAIVDPNDGDRDALKATLMGLDTVWLEAECSRYAFFNDVLEQTSPDVAFVAMDDDPEQAIALVEEITQKKPDIAVLVASSSNDGSMILRTMRAGAKEFLTQPLRPDDLATAMQRIAKARFGVEGSAGSSCRVITVGGCTGGVGTTSLAINLGCELAANPDNSVVVVDLDLPLGDADVYLDTIPEYTLTDVSQNIGRLDFTLLKRSLTKHSSGVYLLPRPVQLEDAKLISTDDLQRVISLLRATFTHLIIDTSKAFNDLDLLAMDVANDVLMVTQLDLPCLRNVVRLMMSFEQHGSLREKVKIVVNRVGQGGSSISVKKAESTLGQEVFWQLPNDYKTMIEVRNNGVPLLEQAPKAQLTQSMSQMARELTGAGPVADETGKTTRSFFGLFGKKDAEEAPAEG; from the coding sequence ATGTCGAACGTCATGCGAATCGCGATCGTCGATCCCAACGACGGGGATCGTGACGCGTTAAAAGCGACGCTCATGGGGCTCGACACCGTCTGGCTCGAGGCGGAGTGCTCGCGCTACGCGTTCTTCAACGACGTCCTCGAGCAGACCAGCCCGGACGTGGCGTTCGTCGCGATGGACGACGACCCCGAGCAGGCGATCGCCCTGGTCGAGGAGATCACTCAGAAGAAACCGGACATCGCGGTCCTGGTCGCCAGCAGCTCGAACGACGGCTCGATGATCCTCCGCACGATGCGGGCGGGCGCCAAGGAGTTCCTCACCCAACCCCTCCGCCCCGACGACCTCGCGACCGCCATGCAGCGGATCGCGAAGGCGCGGTTCGGCGTTGAGGGGTCCGCGGGCAGCTCGTGCCGCGTGATCACCGTCGGCGGTTGCACGGGCGGCGTGGGCACGACCAGCCTGGCGATCAACCTCGGCTGCGAGCTCGCCGCCAACCCGGACAACTCGGTGGTGGTCGTCGACCTCGACCTGCCGCTCGGCGACGCCGACGTCTACCTCGACACGATCCCCGAGTACACGCTCACGGACGTCTCGCAGAACATCGGCCGGCTCGACTTCACGCTGCTGAAACGCTCGTTGACGAAGCACAGTTCGGGCGTCTATCTGTTGCCCAGGCCCGTGCAGCTGGAAGACGCGAAGCTGATCTCGACCGACGACTTGCAACGCGTCATCAGCCTGCTGCGGGCGACCTTCACGCACCTGATCATCGACACCTCGAAGGCGTTCAACGACCTCGACCTGTTGGCGATGGACGTCGCCAACGACGTCCTCATGGTCACCCAGCTCGACCTGCCCTGCCTGCGGAACGTCGTCCGGTTGATGATGTCCTTCGAGCAGCACGGTTCGCTTCGCGAGAAGGTCAAGATCGTGGTCAACCGCGTCGGCCAGGGAGGGTCGTCGATCAGTGTGAAGAAGGCCGAATCGACGCTCGGGCAGGAGGTCTTCTGGCAGCTGCCCAACGACTACAAGACGATGATCGAGGTCCGCAACAACGGCGTGCCCCTCCTGGAGCAGGCGCCCAAGGCGCAGCTCACGCAATCGATGTCGCAGATGGCCCGCGAACTGACCGGCGCCGGCCCCGTCGCCGACGAGACCGGCAAGACCACACGCAGCTTCTTCGGCCTGTTCGGCAAAAAGGACGCCGAAGAAGCCCCCGCCGAGGGGTGA
- the atsA_4 gene encoding Arylsulfatase — protein MLKGQKDFLRYLTALPVSVLALIAFSDQAVAERPNVLLIVSDDQGWSDVGFNGCREIPTPHLDRLAASGVVLEAGYVSHPYCSPSRAGLLTGRYQQRYGHECNPGILEETFDTGLPLSEKLLSNVLQDYGYRTGAVGKWHLGDAAPFQPNERGFDEWFGFSGGNLSYWGDLGNKPAEHGVVRNGKPVPESELTHLTDDFSDEAVRFLQEGDERPFFLYLAYNAPHSPDHATHEHLKRTEHIEYGGRAVYGAMVAAMDAGIGRVLDALKQRGELDNTLIFFLSDNGGRKEHATNYPYRGHKGMLFEGGIRVPFCVAWPQGIEGARRYGEAVSAIDIFPSILAATGCDQPDLALDGVNLLPYLRGEVAGAPHEDLYWRYACGEDTYGYAVRSADLKLVYSVYKERHLLFDLAADPWEQNNLFDSRKQDAERLLTKYEQWRNSVIDPLWLDPHGPNVKKEEARREAKIQAASQGER, from the coding sequence ATGTTGAAGGGACAGAAGGACTTCTTGCGTTACTTGACCGCACTGCCTGTTTCTGTGCTCGCGCTGATCGCTTTCTCTGACCAAGCGGTGGCCGAACGCCCCAACGTGCTGCTGATTGTCTCCGACGATCAGGGATGGTCCGACGTTGGCTTCAACGGCTGTCGCGAGATCCCCACGCCCCATCTGGACCGCTTGGCGGCGTCCGGAGTGGTCCTCGAAGCGGGCTATGTCTCGCACCCCTATTGCAGCCCCAGCCGCGCCGGGCTGCTCACGGGGCGGTACCAGCAGAGGTATGGCCACGAGTGCAACCCGGGCATTCTTGAGGAGACCTTCGACACGGGATTGCCCCTTTCGGAGAAGCTGCTGTCCAACGTGTTGCAGGATTATGGGTACCGCACCGGCGCCGTAGGTAAGTGGCACCTGGGCGATGCGGCGCCGTTCCAGCCCAACGAACGCGGCTTCGACGAGTGGTTCGGCTTCTCGGGCGGCAACTTGAGCTACTGGGGCGACCTCGGGAACAAGCCGGCGGAGCACGGCGTGGTCCGCAACGGGAAGCCGGTGCCGGAGTCGGAGCTGACGCACCTGACCGACGACTTCTCGGACGAAGCGGTCCGGTTCCTGCAAGAGGGAGACGAACGCCCCTTCTTCCTGTACCTGGCCTACAACGCGCCGCATTCACCCGACCACGCCACCCACGAGCACCTGAAGCGGACTGAGCACATCGAATACGGAGGCCGCGCCGTCTACGGCGCCATGGTCGCCGCGATGGACGCCGGCATCGGCCGGGTGCTCGACGCCCTCAAGCAGCGTGGGGAGTTGGATAACACGCTCATCTTCTTCCTGAGCGACAACGGCGGGCGCAAGGAGCACGCGACCAACTACCCGTACCGAGGCCATAAGGGGATGCTCTTCGAGGGGGGCATCCGTGTGCCGTTCTGTGTCGCTTGGCCGCAAGGGATCGAAGGAGCCCGTCGGTACGGCGAGGCCGTTTCGGCGATCGACATCTTCCCGAGCATCCTGGCCGCGACGGGATGCGATCAGCCGGACTTGGCGCTCGACGGGGTCAATCTGCTCCCCTACCTGCGAGGCGAGGTGGCCGGGGCGCCGCATGAGGACCTCTACTGGCGGTACGCGTGCGGCGAGGACACCTACGGTTACGCGGTTCGTTCGGCTGACCTGAAGCTGGTCTACAGCGTCTACAAGGAGCGGCACCTTCTGTTCGACCTAGCGGCGGACCCCTGGGAGCAGAACAACTTGTTCGACTCCCGAAAGCAAGACGCGGAGCGACTCCTCACTAAGTACGAGCAGTGGCGCAACAGCGTGATCGACCCACTGTGGCTCGATCCGCACGGACCGAACGTGAAGAAGGAAGAGGCCCGCCGCGAAGCCAAAATCCAGGCCGCTTCTCAAGGCGAGCGCTAA
- a CDS encoding Flp/Fap pilin component, which yields MKKFAKKVQQFLVSEDGPTAVEYAVMLALIVIVCLTAIQSVGTNAAATFTGVAGQLGGGS from the coding sequence ATGAAGAAGTTTGCTAAGAAGGTCCAACAGTTCCTCGTCTCGGAAGACGGCCCCACGGCTGTTGAGTACGCGGTCATGCTGGCGTTGATCGTGATCGTCTGTCTGACGGCGATCCAGTCGGTCGGCACCAACGCCGCGGCTACGTTCACCGGTGTCGCCGGCCAGCTCGGCGGCGGCAGCTGA
- a CDS encoding SAF domain protein — translation MWLRANDRSIVGGKPQMRPKSLILLALALGCGLAASIGISRVMDANANRTVDVEMTPIYVAVHNINLGDPIGASMVTLEEWPKDKAPQGCLTTLEDLEGRRPRATIFAGTPILEAQLLAQGETADPVANIPDGFRLSTISVNAEKSAAGLLSPGDRVDVQLFMAANARAGVAVATTRVILQNIRVFAIEQAVQRSAESDEGKIIPKTVSLLVTPEQASRIDLAQNLGELSLIPRNPNDETASQMVEVTLQDLLGTRSESNDRKTEQNRDRTADSGPGMIDSMIGLLSKAAKERPPFEMTIVRAEEVDTMRFDRRTGKPLEEAYENYQPTQAAPASTGVRRTEDGRLDFTPKTDNSSFPIDFEEE, via the coding sequence ATGTGGCTGCGTGCCAATGACCGGTCAATCGTGGGGGGGAAACCACAAATGCGACCCAAATCTTTAATCCTGCTAGCACTCGCGCTCGGCTGCGGCCTGGCGGCGTCGATCGGCATCAGCCGGGTCATGGACGCCAACGCCAACCGCACGGTCGATGTTGAGATGACGCCCATCTACGTGGCGGTGCACAACATCAACCTCGGTGACCCGATCGGCGCGAGCATGGTCACTCTCGAAGAATGGCCGAAGGACAAGGCGCCGCAGGGCTGCCTGACCACGCTGGAGGACCTCGAAGGACGCCGCCCCCGAGCGACGATCTTCGCCGGCACGCCGATCCTGGAGGCCCAGCTGTTGGCCCAGGGCGAGACGGCCGACCCGGTGGCTAACATCCCGGACGGATTCCGTTTGTCGACGATCTCGGTGAACGCGGAGAAGTCGGCCGCCGGCCTCCTGAGCCCGGGAGACCGGGTCGATGTGCAGCTCTTTATGGCCGCCAACGCCCGTGCCGGCGTCGCCGTGGCGACGACCCGCGTCATCCTTCAGAACATCCGCGTCTTCGCGATCGAGCAGGCCGTGCAGCGCTCCGCCGAGAGCGACGAGGGCAAGATCATCCCGAAGACGGTCTCGCTCTTGGTCACACCCGAGCAGGCCAGCCGGATCGACCTCGCCCAGAACCTTGGCGAGCTGAGTCTGATCCCGCGCAACCCGAACGACGAGACCGCCTCGCAGATGGTCGAGGTCACCCTGCAGGACCTGCTTGGCACCCGCTCGGAGAGCAACGACCGCAAGACCGAACAGAATCGTGACCGGACGGCCGACTCTGGTCCGGGCATGATCGATAGCATGATCGGCTTGCTGTCGAAGGCCGCCAAGGAGCGTCCGCCGTTCGAGATGACCATCGTGCGGGCCGAGGAGGTCGACACCATGCGGTTCGACCGCCGGACCGGCAAGCCGCTCGAGGAAGCGTACGAAAACTACCAACCGACGCAGGCGGCGCCCGCGTCGACCGGCGTCCGTCGCACCGAAGACGGGCGTCTCGACTTCACACCGAAGACCGACAACAGCAGCTTCCCGATCGACTTCGAGGAAGAGTGA
- a CDS encoding Putative conjugal transfer protein, giving the protein MTKLSTPTSSAASQDKEAEFENLKRRIHSKLVDKLDLSRIGELEGEVLRREIRLVVEHLCDTEETLLNRNERDRLVDEVLDETFGLGPMEMLLKDPSISEIMVNGPKDVFVEKSGKLVKSQCTFRDNKHLMQIIDRIVSRVGRRVDEVCPMVDARLEDGSRVNAIIPPLALDGPSVTIRRFGSNPLKLEDLLNYKSLTPEMVMLLEAAMKAKLNILISGGTGSGKTTLLNTLSSFISNEDRIVTIEDAAELQLQQDHVVRLETRPPNIEGKGRISATDLVKNSLRMRPDRIIIGECRGAETLDMLQAMNTGHDGSLTTCHANTPRDAIARVETMIMMAGFEMPMKAMRTQIASAIDIIVQANRLQGGPRKTTHITEVLGMEQDTIVMQDIFRFEKTGVDQNGKAIGRFISTGIRPSFMDRLESAGIRLPASTFRERVMMQD; this is encoded by the coding sequence ATGACGAAGCTCAGCACCCCCACCTCGTCCGCCGCCTCGCAGGACAAAGAGGCCGAGTTCGAGAACCTGAAACGCCGCATCCACTCGAAGCTGGTCGATAAGCTCGACTTATCGCGCATCGGCGAGCTGGAGGGAGAGGTTCTGCGCCGGGAGATCCGCCTAGTCGTCGAGCACCTGTGCGACACCGAGGAGACGCTGCTCAACCGGAACGAGCGCGACCGCCTGGTCGACGAGGTCCTGGATGAGACCTTCGGCCTCGGCCCGATGGAGATGCTGCTGAAGGACCCATCGATCAGCGAAATCATGGTCAACGGGCCGAAGGACGTGTTCGTTGAAAAGAGCGGCAAGCTCGTGAAGTCGCAGTGCACGTTCCGCGACAACAAGCACCTGATGCAGATCATCGACCGCATCGTGTCGCGCGTCGGCCGCCGGGTCGACGAGGTCTGCCCGATGGTCGACGCCCGCCTCGAGGACGGCTCGCGTGTCAACGCGATCATCCCGCCGCTGGCCCTCGACGGGCCGTCGGTCACGATCCGGCGCTTCGGCTCCAACCCGCTGAAGCTCGAGGACCTGCTCAACTACAAATCGCTCACGCCCGAGATGGTCATGCTGCTCGAAGCGGCCATGAAGGCGAAGCTGAACATCCTGATCTCGGGCGGTACGGGCTCGGGTAAGACGACTCTCTTGAACACGCTGTCGAGCTTCATCAGCAACGAGGACCGCATCGTCACGATCGAGGACGCGGCCGAGCTCCAGCTGCAGCAGGACCACGTCGTCCGGCTGGAGACCCGCCCGCCGAACATCGAGGGCAAGGGCCGCATCAGCGCGACCGACCTGGTGAAGAACTCGCTGCGTATGCGTCCCGACCGGATCATCATTGGTGAGTGCCGCGGCGCCGAGACGCTCGACATGCTGCAGGCGATGAACACGGGCCACGACGGCTCGCTCACCACCTGCCACGCCAACACGCCTCGCGACGCGATCGCGCGCGTCGAGACGATGATCATGATGGCGGGCTTCGAGATGCCCATGAAGGCGATGCGGACTCAGATCGCCAGCGCCATCGACATCATCGTCCAGGCCAACCGCCTGCAGGGTGGGCCGCGAAAGACCACCCACATCACCGAGGTGTTGGGCATGGAGCAAGACACGATCGTGATGCAGGACATCTTCCGGTTCGAGAAGACCGGCGTCGATCAGAACGGCAAAGCGATCGGGCGTTTCATCTCGACCGGAATCCGTCCCTCGTTCATGGACCGCTTGGAGTCGGCGGGCATCCGCCTGCCCGCGAGCACGTTCCGCGAGCGCGTCATGATGCAGGACTGA
- a CDS encoding translation initiation factor Sui1: MGLFDGTPLERPVTCDRCDREETDCQCPPQPAPSKSGVPLNEQSPRVRRERRRGKWNTVVSGIEGGSAAQKTLLKELRTTLGAGGGVTNDELILQGDHRDKVVEHLVAMGYRAKAAGG, encoded by the coding sequence ATGGGACTCTTCGACGGCACGCCATTAGAACGCCCCGTGACCTGCGACCGCTGCGATCGTGAGGAAACGGACTGTCAGTGCCCGCCCCAACCGGCGCCTAGTAAGAGCGGCGTTCCCCTAAACGAGCAAAGCCCCCGGGTCCGCCGCGAGCGCCGCCGCGGGAAATGGAACACGGTCGTTTCCGGCATCGAAGGGGGATCGGCGGCGCAAAAGACGTTGCTCAAGGAGCTGCGTACAACCCTCGGCGCGGGCGGCGGCGTGACCAACGACGAACTGATCCTGCAGGGCGACCACCGCGATAAGGTGGTCGAACACCTCGTCGCAATGGGCTACCGGGCGAAGGCCGCGGGGGGATAA
- a CDS encoding Type IV leader peptidase family protein — protein MDFTQLTDALLTNWPVWVVTVTLVVAAVIDGLQLKVPNWITFPMIISGWVYSYTLSSYPGWEGLSYSLIGTVVGLALLLPAYAIGGMGAGDVKLMAGIGAWVWGTVTAYSFALSAIIGGVLAVLMVFSKNRWEKHHGQFWLILNEILTVKDPDQLAAIAKERKPRMMLLPYGIPIAMGTIAYFAWNGMLV, from the coding sequence ATGGACTTCACCCAACTGACCGACGCCTTGCTGACGAACTGGCCCGTTTGGGTCGTCACCGTGACGCTCGTCGTCGCGGCGGTGATCGACGGCCTTCAACTGAAGGTGCCCAACTGGATCACCTTCCCGATGATCATCAGCGGGTGGGTCTACAGCTACACGCTGAGCAGCTACCCGGGCTGGGAGGGCCTCTCTTACAGCCTGATCGGCACCGTGGTCGGCCTCGCCCTGCTGCTGCCCGCTTACGCGATCGGCGGCATGGGAGCCGGCGACGTGAAGCTGATGGCGGGCATCGGCGCCTGGGTCTGGGGCACTGTCACCGCTTACTCGTTCGCCCTCTCGGCGATCATCGGCGGCGTGCTGGCGGTGCTGATGGTGTTCAGCAAGAACCGCTGGGAGAAGCACCACGGTCAGTTCTGGCTGATCCTCAACGAGATCCTCACGGTCAAAGACCCGGACCAGCTGGCCGCCATCGCCAAGGAGCGCAAGCCCCGCATGATGTTGCTGCCGTACGGCATCCCCATCGCCATGGGCACGATCGCGTACTTCGCGTGGAACGGCATGCTGGTCTGA
- the outD_1 gene encoding Type II secretion system protein D precursor: protein MYDLNAQRAATRLRGLSSLALLAAFCAAPAAETFAQGLPSGSVVRKINGASDKLEITTNTSRILTLDKKIPKVQVNNPELLAVTPLSATEIQVSAKKAGVTQVNLWDEDGDIHTVDVFIYGDVRELENALATQFPNSSVRVYRYSQSLVLTGFIDRPDYVDPIRQLAEDYAPKVINNIAVGGVQQVLLRVKIYEVSRTKLRKLGVDVAAIGEGGYFGTSVSGLINNIGTEGNPAGIVQRVGATKLITDTAGQTVEFMVTDGADAFVGYLDALQQKNVAKILAEPNIVAVSGRPAQFNEGGEIPIIVPQSLGNVSVEYKPFGTQVDFLPIVLGNGKIRLEVRPRVSDLDFGNAVTINNTQIPALTVRQVDTAVEMNAGQTFAIAGLIQQRTNTTNAGVPLLADIPILGVPFRRSQDESEEIELLILVTPEFVDAMDPHEVPPCGPGMGTVAPSDAELYCDGKVEVPNVCGPCVNGGCGSCPQCVAGGFPGPPRHFVNGAGSGAYSGGGVPMPAPMPTPAGVPMQEVVPTPADITPIEAPTGEASATDGGLLGPSLGQAPKPQAPSPHYRASNPQGFVRQAARPYRPRPTAEGSGLIGPVGYDDE, encoded by the coding sequence ATGTACGATCTCAACGCCCAACGTGCCGCCACCCGTCTGCGCGGCCTGTCTTCGCTCGCCCTGCTGGCCGCGTTCTGCGCCGCGCCAGCCGCCGAGACTTTCGCCCAAGGCCTGCCCAGCGGGTCGGTCGTGCGGAAGATCAACGGCGCGAGCGACAAGCTCGAGATCACGACCAACACGAGTCGGATCCTCACGCTCGACAAGAAGATCCCCAAGGTCCAGGTCAACAACCCCGAGCTGCTGGCGGTGACGCCCCTCTCGGCGACCGAGATCCAGGTCTCCGCGAAGAAGGCGGGCGTCACGCAGGTCAACCTGTGGGACGAGGACGGCGACATCCACACGGTCGATGTCTTCATCTACGGCGACGTCCGCGAGCTGGAGAACGCCCTCGCCACGCAGTTCCCCAACTCGTCGGTCCGCGTCTACCGCTACAGCCAGAGCCTGGTGCTCACCGGCTTCATCGATCGGCCCGACTACGTCGACCCGATCCGCCAGCTCGCCGAGGACTACGCCCCCAAGGTGATCAACAACATCGCCGTGGGCGGCGTCCAGCAGGTGCTGCTGCGGGTGAAGATCTACGAGGTGTCCCGGACCAAGCTCCGCAAGCTAGGCGTCGATGTCGCAGCGATCGGCGAGGGGGGCTACTTCGGCACGAGCGTCTCGGGGCTGATCAACAACATCGGCACCGAGGGCAACCCGGCGGGCATCGTGCAGCGGGTGGGCGCCACCAAGCTGATCACCGACACGGCGGGGCAGACCGTTGAGTTCATGGTGACCGACGGCGCCGACGCCTTTGTTGGGTACCTCGACGCGTTGCAACAGAAGAACGTCGCGAAGATCCTCGCGGAGCCGAACATCGTCGCCGTGAGCGGCCGCCCGGCTCAGTTCAACGAGGGGGGCGAGATCCCGATCATCGTGCCGCAGTCGCTGGGCAACGTGTCGGTCGAGTACAAGCCGTTCGGCACGCAGGTCGATTTCCTGCCGATCGTGCTGGGCAACGGCAAGATCCGCCTGGAGGTCCGCCCCCGCGTGAGCGACCTCGACTTCGGCAACGCCGTCACGATCAACAACACCCAGATCCCCGCGCTGACCGTGCGTCAGGTCGACACCGCGGTGGAGATGAACGCGGGCCAGACGTTCGCGATTGCCGGCCTCATCCAGCAGCGGACCAACACAACCAACGCGGGTGTTCCCCTGCTGGCGGACATCCCAATCCTGGGCGTACCATTCCGGCGTTCGCAGGACGAGAGCGAAGAGATCGAGCTGCTGATCCTCGTGACGCCCGAGTTCGTTGACGCGATGGACCCGCACGAGGTGCCGCCCTGCGGCCCCGGCATGGGGACCGTCGCGCCGAGCGACGCCGAGCTTTACTGCGACGGCAAGGTCGAGGTGCCCAACGTGTGTGGCCCGTGCGTGAACGGCGGCTGCGGCAGCTGCCCGCAGTGCGTCGCCGGCGGCTTCCCGGGACCGCCCCGACACTTCGTGAACGGCGCCGGCTCCGGGGCCTACAGCGGTGGTGGCGTTCCGATGCCCGCCCCGATGCCGACGCCGGCCGGTGTGCCGATGCAGGAGGTCGTCCCGACCCCGGCCGATATCACGCCGATCGAGGCGCCGACCGGCGAGGCCTCCGCGACCGACGGTGGCCTGCTGGGCCCCTCGCTCGGCCAGGCCCCTAAGCCACAGGCGCCGTCGCCGCACTACCGGGCGTCGAACCCGCAGGGTTTCGTCCGGCAGGCCGCCCGGCCCTACCGCCCGCGGCCGACCGCCGAGGGGTCGGGTCTGATCGGTCCGGTCGGTTATGACGACGAGTGA
- a CDS encoding Bacterial type II secretion system protein F domain protein — protein MSPLIITLLVFGGVTGLVMAVAMLWGGDKEAEVEDRLSALTSGKSKGRDGDKNPTDNDLLAESWNKGAGSIEQAIANHLNLERLFAQADVSFTVSQFLLACAAAAMVGFFGPTLLGLPAKFAPICAIAFVLLPFAWLIMKRKRRMKQFAAQLPEALELVARALRAGHSLGAGMNLVGAEMSPPISQEFARTFEEQNLGMAIEEALDNLCERVPNLDLKFFATAVILQRQTGGDLAEILDKIGRLIRERFKIWGQVQALTGEGRLSGIVLLALPPVLFAAVYRMNPDYLMLLFTDDLGKKMLIGGIVMQLLGAVVIQKIINIRI, from the coding sequence ATGTCCCCCCTGATCATCACGCTCCTGGTCTTCGGCGGCGTCACCGGCCTGGTGATGGCGGTCGCCATGCTGTGGGGCGGCGACAAGGAGGCCGAGGTCGAGGATCGCCTCAGCGCGCTCACTTCGGGCAAGTCGAAAGGGCGAGACGGCGATAAGAACCCGACCGACAACGACCTGCTCGCCGAGTCTTGGAACAAGGGCGCCGGATCGATCGAGCAGGCGATCGCCAACCACCTGAACCTGGAGCGTCTGTTCGCTCAGGCGGACGTGTCGTTCACGGTCAGCCAATTCCTGCTGGCTTGCGCCGCCGCGGCGATGGTCGGTTTCTTCGGGCCGACGCTGCTGGGCCTCCCGGCCAAGTTCGCCCCGATCTGTGCGATCGCCTTCGTGCTGCTGCCCTTCGCGTGGCTCATCATGAAGCGGAAACGCCGCATGAAGCAATTCGCGGCCCAGCTGCCTGAGGCGCTCGAACTGGTCGCCCGCGCGCTGCGGGCCGGCCACTCGCTGGGCGCCGGGATGAACCTGGTGGGCGCCGAGATGTCGCCCCCCATTAGCCAAGAGTTCGCCCGCACGTTCGAGGAGCAGAACCTCGGCATGGCGATCGAAGAGGCCTTGGACAACCTCTGCGAGCGGGTGCCGAACCTCGACCTCAAGTTCTTCGCGACCGCCGTCATCCTGCAGCGGCAGACGGGCGGCGACCTGGCGGAGATCCTCGACAAGATCGGTCGCCTCATCCGCGAGCGTTTCAAGATCTGGGGACAGGTCCAGGCGCTCACGGGCGAAGGCCGCTTGTCCGGCATCGTGCTGCTGGCGCTCCCCCCGGTGCTGTTCGCCGCGGTGTACCGGATGAACCCCGACTACCTGATGCTGCTGTTCACCGACGACCTGGGCAAGAAGATGCTGATCGGCGGCATCGTCATGCAGCTGCTGGGCGCCGTGGTGATTCAGAAGATCATCAACATCCGGATCTAG